The window aaaaaaaaaaaaaaatatatatatatatatatatatatatatatatatatatatatatatatatatatattggaggtggaagggtggagtgggggggattttgtgtgatcggggcctgagcgtgcggaggggtggggggagggcggggagtggagtgagttggagcggtgtggtgtgccggggttggcgtgctgtcggtgggttgaatcggggcgtgtggggcgtctggggtgggccgtggagggctgtgtgggtgtgtatatttgcgtgtgtggacgtgtgtatgtgcgtgtgtgtgggggtgggttgggccgtttctttcgtctgtttccttgcgctgcctcgcaagcgtgggagacagcgacaaagcaaaaaaaaaaaaaaaaaatatatatatatatatatatatatatatatatatatatatatatatatatatatatatatatatattatgcctggggataggggagaaagaatacttcccacgtattccctgcgtgtcgtagaaggcgactaaaagggaagggagcggggggctggaaatcctcccctctcgttttttttttttttttttttttttttttccaaaagaaggaacagagaagggggccaggtgaggatattccctcaaaggcccagtcctctgttcttagcgctacctcgctaatgcgggaaatggcgaatagtatgaaaaaaaaaaaaaaaaatatatatatatatatatatatatatatatatatatatatatatatatatatatatctatatatatatatatatatatatattttttttttttttttaaactattcgccatttcccgcgttaacgaggtagcgttaagaacagaggactgggccttttttggaatatcctcacctggccccctctgttccttcttttgctgtctcccacgttagtgaggtagcgcaaggaaacaaacgaaagaatggctcaacccactcacatagaaatgtatatacataaatgcccacacatgtatgtatacatatctatacatttcaacttatacatatacataaacgtatacatatatacacgtgtacatattcatacatgctgccttcatccattcctgtcgccaccctgccacatatgaaatagcaccccccctccaCTGCGTGCCCGCgcggtagtgctgggaaaagacaacaaaggtcacattcattcacactcagtctctagccatcatgtgtaatgcactgaaaccacagctccctttccacatccaggccccataaaactttccatggtttaccccagatgcttcacatgccctggttcaatccaatgacagcacgtcgatcccaggtatacctcatcattccaagtctctctattccttgcacgcctttcacccttctgtatgttcaggccccaatcattcaaaatctttttcactccatccttccacctcaaattggatatcccacttctcattccctctacctctgacacatatatcctctttgtcagtctttcctcactcattctctccattttaacacaccctcttttgctgtctcaaccacaccctttttattaccacacatctctcttaccctttcattacttactcgatcaaaccatctcacaccacatattgtcctcaaacatttcatttccaacacccacctccacacaaccactcacaatccactcacagccatataacattgtttgaaccattatttcttcaaacatagtcatttttgctctccgagatagtgtttttgccttccacacattcctcaacgctcccagaaccttcgcccttcccccaccctgtgacttacttctgcttctatggatccttctgctgctaaatcctctcccagatatctaaaacacttcacctcctccagtttttctccattcaaacttacctccaagttagcttgtcccttaaccctactgaacctaataacattgctgttattcacatttactctgtgcttttttctctcacacactttaccaaactcactcgccgacttctggagtttcttacccgaatcagccaccagcgctgtatcatcagcgaacaacaactgactcacttcccaagccctctcatccacaacagactgcatacttgcctctctttccaaaactcttgcttttacgtctctaacaaccccatccataaacaaattaaacaaccatggagacatcacgcacccctgccgcaaaccgacattcactgagaaccaatcactttcctctcttcctactcgtacacatgccttctatctcgataaaaacttttcactgcttctaacaacttgcctcccacaccatatactcttaataccttctacaaagcatctctgtcaaccctctcatatgcattctccagatctataactgctacatacaaatccatgtgtttttctaagtatttctcatatacattcttcaaaggaaacaccacctgatccatcctctaccactttgaaaccacactgctcttccccagtctgatgctctgtacatgcctttaccctctcaatcaatactctcccatataatttcccaggaatacataacaaacttatacctctgtaatttgaacactcacctttatccccattgcctttgcacaatggcaccatgcatactttctgccagtccttaggcacttcactttgagccatacatatattgaatatccttatcaaccaatcaactgcacagttactcccttttttaaaaattccactgcaataccatccgcctttctggctttcatcttttgtaatgctttcactacctcttctctgtttactaaaccattctccttgacccctctcacctcgcacaccacctcgaccaaaacaccctatatctgccactctttcatcaaacactttcaacagaccttcaaaatactcagtccatctccttcttgcttccccactacttgttattacctccccattagcccccttcaccaatgttcccatttgttctattgtcttacacaccttatttacctccttccaaaacatccttttattctccctaaaatttaatgatactctctcatcccaactctcatttgccctctttttcaccttttgcacctttctcatgaccttctgcatcttccttttatacatctcccagtcatttacactacttccttgcaaaaatcgtccaaacgcctctctcttccctttcactaacaatcttgcttcttcatcccaccactcactaccctttctaatctgcccacctcccacctttctcatgccacaagcatcttttgcacaagccatcacttcttccctaagtacatctcattccttcctcactccccttacatcatttgctctcaccatttgtcattctgcactcaatttctcctggtacttactcacacaagtcccctttccatgctcgtttactctcaccgctctcttcaccccaacattttctcttttctgaaaactctacaaatcttctcctttgccttcacaagataatgatcagacgtacttccagttgcccctctcagcacattaccatccaaaagtctctcttttacacgcatatCAATTAATACTTAATCCcggaacgctctctggccatttctcctacttacatacttatatttattcatatctctctttgtaaacccagtattcccaatcaccagtcctttttcagcacaaatctacaagctcttcaccatttccatttacaacaatgaacgctccatgtacaccaattatacccccaactgtcacattactcacctttgcattcaaatcacccatcactacaacccggtcttgtgcatcaaagctggcaacacatttactcagctgctccaaaaacacttgcctgtcatgatctttcttctcatgaccaggtgtataggcaccaataatcacccatctctctccatccactttcagttttacccatatcaaaatagagtttactttctctcaaccacactctttttattaccacacatctctcttaccctttcattacttactcgatgaaaccacctcacaccgcatattgtcctcgaacattttatttccaacacatccacccttctctgcacaaaagggaggaggctgatccatcaggaaccacagagatagatcagccagagaggaaactcaatatgaaggagcaaagtgagggaaggaagccaaaagagggttgcttagagatgagaccccaaagCCACTCCCTGTGaaaagccttagatatgccaAGGGCAACTGAACATGACTCtcgaaaatctttcagggatgatcaccagacattaataagataggaaagaatatcaccactggATCTTGTCTTacagaagccatgctggtgaCCAGAAAGAAGACTAATTTTTGAGGtatttgaggatatgggagttgagggattcaaagactttggtaatggttgatgtcaaagcaataggacaatagttagaagggtcagaatggtcaccctttttagggatgggatatattagtgcatgcttccaagggaaggaaaaattttgggttttaaacagaaacagaacataagcaagcacaggtgcaagttcagaggcacactctttcagtacatggggttGGATGCCTTGCTTGtgaccagagaaagaagcactttttggacagtccaaagagattacgggaagaggctcAGTTTTAATGAGAGGAGCaccaggaggtgaaggaatgttaggggaatgatagtatgattaaagggattagtgagaggaagaCTACCTAAGACTTGGGGAAATTGATTTGAAGAATATTTTAGGGAGAGAAACGgaggaagaatgcatagaatgatgtgtgtgagggaggcatttaaggacaaggataagtggaaacACTTTGCTTTAGCCACCCTATTGATAGGAGTTCAAGGAGGGAATGGGCAcctgagatatagataggtagattaatCTTCCAGATCTGTTATATTATCTCATAACAAAAGGATACAGATCTCACTTGGCTTCATATGCAAATGTTGGTGTTCCTACTTTAAATTATCTTGTGATGCAAAGACAAATCAGTTTAATTGCATTTATAAATGGTATGCTAGAATTTAAGGCTAACATTGGCATTTCTGTTTTAGATTTACAGGACTAACAATGCCTTCACTGGAGATTGCAACCAATGTTCCCAAAGACAAAGTAACCCCAACATTGCTGTTAGAGCTTAGTAAGGTGTTTAGTGCTACTGTTTCGAAGTCTGAACAGGTAGGTGCTCTTATTTAATGTCTCCTTTATAAGTGGGGTAGAAATGTCATTCCGTGTGTTCCACAGTAGATTGACGCTGAATGCGGACGGGTGCTGTGGCTTATAATTTTTGCTCTAAGATCACccttgaatgaatgaaaatgaatgttaCTCTATGAGGTGCTGTTGGTATATCAAGCCCTACTACTTATGAGTAACCTATATTAATGTTTTTGAGTTAGAGAAAACCTGTAGCCACATTTGACTTTGACATCTGATTTCTTGAAATAGCAAATAAAGTAAATTTAAGTAATTTCAGGTATTGATTGGTTGAATGAAAGCCTGAAATTTTGATGGATGTTCCCCATGAGAATATTACAAgctttatttttcatactgttAGTGTTTTGATATGGTAACTTTCTGCGGGATCTTATCCTCTGAAATAATGGTGCCTCCCTTTTCATAAAGACCATCTCCTTGCTTTTGTtagcattcatcattcattttgtAACATCCCCTCTTGTATATCACACTACCTGTTGTCATTGACACacaaaacatattcattttttgatGTACTTGTAATTGTGTTTGTTACTGAGATCCACATTACTTCAAACAGAAATTCAAACTTGATCCACTCACACAATCCTACATTTATCGTAAGACTTTGTCCTTTCAGTAAGTTGCATTTCATTATGTAGtattcattcatccattactgCTGTAAACTCTTTGTTCAGCCAAATGATATTCAGTTGTTGTGCTTTTCACTGgttcataaatgttttacacACACTTTTTCTGACATTATCTGCCATCATTCTTTCTCAGTTACTGGTCCAGTTTACGATATACTTTAAACTTTAGATTGACTGAGTAACTTGAGTTTGTCATTTTGAAGTTTACTTTTCTAAGTAGGTAGAAAACTGGGTTTTTGAAGTGATATTTCAGTGTATTACAAGACACTAGCCTTCTGCAGTGTTGATGAATTGTCTTATTACAGTATTGTTGTGTACGAGTGGTCCCAGATCAGTTGATGACTTTTGGTGGCAGCACTGAACCGTGTGCCCTGGCTGTTCTCCACTGCATTGGTGAATTAGGTGTAGAAGAAAACAAGGCTCATGCTGCAAAAATATACGAATTTATGGAGAAAAATCTTGGGATTCCAAGTGACAGGTAGGAATGGTCATACATAGATCTTTTAGCAGAGGGCAAGActcagattcccttaccatctgactaacatctgacagctgatggctgcttgatatatatattctttcttgttcccacactggtcaaataccaaacagtGGTAAAAAAGCTGTAAGAATATGTTTACAATAGCAAAAATGAATTTGTGCTATCTGTGAATATAAAAAACAATTTACTCATAATACATTGATCTCTCTATACTTTATTTTACTTAACAAATCTTAGGCAAGTATACTGGCCTAAATTTAATAACTTAAGTATTTGATAGGACTGAGATGTGTATATATTAACTTTATACATTTTACCCAACAGCATTGTAACACATCCTTCTCAGAagctattcagagagagagagagagagaaacagaacgTAAATATTCCATTACTTTTTCTATTCTTGTTTACAAGTATTTCCTGTTATTTCATTTTGTCTCTAatgttttctttgttctttcataatttgtaataatagtaaaaatagtGGTGAATGACaagagtggtgaagtgaggagatggagtgagtcttttgaaggtttgttgaatgtgtttgatgatatagttgcagatatagggtgttttggtcgaggtggtgtgcgaagtgagagggtcagggagaatggtttggtaaacagagaagaggtagcgaaagctttaaggaagatgaaagctggcaaggcagtgggtttggatggtattgcagtgaaatttataaaaaaaagggggtgactgtgttgttgattggttggtaagtatattcactgtatgtatggttcatggcgaagtgcctaaggattggcggaatgcatgcatagtgccattgtactaaggcaaaggggataaaggtgaatgttcaaattacagaggtataagtttgttgagtattcctgggaaattatatgcatcaccaaggaacaacaactgactcacttcctaagccctctcatccacaacagactgtatacttgcccctctctccaaagctcttgcattcacctccctgaccaccccatccataaacaaattaaacaaccatggagacatcacacacctctgccacaaaccgcattcactggaaaccaatcactttcctgtcttcctactcatacacatgccttacatccttgataaagacttttcactctctggtaacttacctcccacaccatatactcttaataccttccacaaagcatttctgtcaaccctatcatatgccttcttcagatccataaatgctacatacaaatccatctgtttttctaagtatttctcacatattgttcttgttcccttcacttctgacacatatgttctctttgtcaccctttcttcattcattctccccatgtgttcaaaccaattcagcacacttGGTTTAGCTGTCTCAATCacacgttttattaccacaccttcctcttaccctttctttaattacttaccacctcacaccaacatatcttttttaattattttccaTCTAATATTTTGATATGCCAACAACTCTTGTTGTTAGTGTAAGTCTTTTAATTTTTCACCATCTAGTATTTTGATATGCCAGAACTACATAAGCACACCATcacttttgtttttcatttgaaaaatattttgacctTGAACCTTAATGTtctttgttgattggttggtaagtatattcagtgtatgtatggttcatggcgaagtgcctgaggattggcggaatgcatgcatagtgccattgtacaaaggcaaaggggaaaaaggtgaatgttcaaattacagaggtataagtttgttgagtattcctgggaaattatatgcctcatcagggaacaacaactgactcacttcccaagctctctcatccacaacagactgcatacttgcccctctttccaaaacttgcattcacctccctaataaccccatccataaacaaattaaacaactatggagacatgtctgtgtgtcagtgtacTAACACTGAAAGAATTCATAGCAGCCACATTTTTTGAGAAGCATTTATTTTTTAGCATTCTCACATTTTTTAAGTGTCCCAGCatcaaaagaaaaacttttttcaaACTTCCGATTCATTAAACAGAACAGCATCAGttacatgcggggagagggggggtgccatttcatgtgtagtggggtggcaacgggaatggatgaaggcagcaagtatggatatgtacatgtgtatatatgtatatgtctgtgtatgtatatgtattcatacgttgaaatgtataggtatgtatgtgtgcatgtgtgggcagttatgtatgtacatgtttatgtgggtgggttgggccgtttcttttgtctgtttccttgcgctacctctctaacgtgggagacagcaactaaggataataaaaaagaaataaaatattacTTCATCTTGGTTTGGCAGAACCCAGTTCACCCTATTCATaacattttggaagaaagttgagtgaaaagttcagGGAAAATAAGGAATTTTACTAGAAggggatgaaaaaggaaagaaggtggatgtaagagtggaaatgttaatgtgagaaataaggaatcaaaaggaggaagtgaaacaacgatggaaggagtattttgaagaactgatgagtgtGGGGTTAAAAGCAAGAAGGGAGGTtaaaagggtgataatgaggctgaaggtaggaaaggcacctggagtggatgtgattatggctgaaatgctgaattatagaggagaaagtgtgatagagtggatacaTTTGATATGTAACTTAGCTTGGAAAGAGAAAGATGTGCCTAAGGATTGAGGGAAaattattattgttcctttattcaaaagaaaaggtgctaaggatatatatatatatatatatatagcagttataggggaataagtttaTTAAGTATACCCAGAAAAGTGTATGCTAGAatattgattgatagagtgatggaagttactgaatgcagaataagtaaggagcaaggaggttttaggaaaggtaggggatgtatggatcagatttttgtggtgaaaatggcTGAAGAAAAGTATTGTGCGAAAGGTAAGAAGCTCTATTCATCCCATatagatgtggagaaagcatgtgacataGTCAAGTGGCATTttttatgggatgtgttgaggatatgCGAGGTAGGGGACAACTGTTGAATGGTGTGAAATCCTTTTGTTGAGTAGCAATGCATTTGTAAAGGTGGATGAcaattgagcaaaagttttggtaaacatgtgggtGTAAGGCAGGTGTTTGTGACATCATAGTGGCCttttaacatatgtatggatggaaATTTAATAGTTGcgaaaactagggaaaggggtcCAGAGACAGTGTGGTGTTGAAAAGACGTCTGTAAAAAAAAACACGAACTTCATATCTCACTAACTGCAACATCTGGTGAGCCTAACCATTaccatttcattcattttctaatGTATGTTAAATTTCATTTAAGCTTTCAATTTTATGATTACAATATATAGTTAATcctttataactttttttttaattttccaaaagatggaacagagaagggggccaggtgagggtattccctcaaaggcccagtcctctgttcttaacgctacctcgctatcgcgggaaatggcgaatagtatgaaaaaaaaaaaaaaaaaaactattcatttatttattatactttgttgctgtctccctcattagcaaggtagtgcaaggaaacagacaaaagaatggcccaacccgcccacatacacctgtatatacatacacgtccacacacgcacatatacatacctatacatctcaacatatacatatatatatacacagacaaatacatatatacacatgtacataattcatactgtctgcccttattcattcccatcgccaccccgccacacatgaaatgaaaaccccctccccccgcatgtgcgcgaggtagtgctaggaaaagacaataaaggccacattcgttcatactcagtctctagctgtcttgtataatgcactgaaaccacagctccctttccacatccaggccccacaaaactttccatggtttaccccagacgcttaacatgccctggttcaatccattaacagacTAATAAaagtggggaagaatgggatagTTATGATAAAGTGTTATTGTATTAATTCTAATTTTACTGAGACACAGGCTTAGACCTACGCAAACAAGATGTTTCATCCCCttacctcttcctccatctttacCACTGCCCCCCCAAAAATAAATTATTTAATGTACTGTATACCAACATTCATTAGAGCCTTTCACTTGTCATTAGGAAAAAGGTGAGTCTGAAAtggatatatatgaatgaaacaaATCCTGATCATATCATATTGTAAACTCAAACTGCCTTTATTAAttatgtagtgaaagctttgcagaagatgaaagctggctaggCTATCATctcaaggtttggatggtattgcagtggaatttattaaaaaaggggatgactgtgttgtggattggttggtaaggatattcagtgtatgtatggatcatgatgaagtgcctgaggattggcagaatgcattcatagtaccattgtacaaaggcaaaggggataaagatgagtgtttaaattacagaggcataagtttgtcaaatattcctgggaaattatatgggagggtattgattgagagggtaaaggcatgtacagagcatcagattgggaaagagctttttgtggtttcagaagtggtagaggatgtgtggatcaggtgtctgctttgaagaatgtatgtgagatatacttaaaaaaatggatggatttgtatttagcattatggatttagagaaggcatatgatagggttgatagagatactttgtggaaggttttaagagtatatggtgtgcgaggtaagttgctaaaagcagtgaaacatttttaccaggggtgtaaggcatgtgttcgagtaggaagagaggaaagtgattggttcccagtgaatgtcggtttgtggcaggggtgcatgatgtctctatggttgtttaatttgcttatggctgaggtggttagggaggtgaatggaagagttttagagggaggggcaagtatgcagtctgttgtggatgagagggcttgggaagtgagtcagttgctgttcgctgatgatacagcactggtggctgattcgggtgagatactgcagaagttggtgactgagtttggtaatgtgtgtgaaaggagaaagctgagtaaatgtgaataagagcaaggttaatattaggttcagtagggttgagggacaagttagttgggaggtaagtttgagtggagaaaactggaggaagtgaagt is drawn from Panulirus ornatus isolate Po-2019 chromosome 49, ASM3632096v1, whole genome shotgun sequence and contains these coding sequences:
- the LOC139764296 gene encoding macrophage migration inhibitory factor-like isoform X1, producing the protein MPSLEIATNVPKDKVTPTLLLELSKVFSATVSKSEQYCCVRVVPDQLMTFGGSTEPCALAVLHCIGELGVEENKAHAAKIYEFMEKNLGIPSDSIVTHPSQKLFREREREKQNDVPHICGLANIIGWISRNHFS
- the LOC139764296 gene encoding macrophage migration inhibitory factor-like isoform X2 — protein: MPSLEIATNVPKDKVTPTLLLELSKVFSATVSKSEQYCCVRVVPDQLMTFGGSTEPCALAVLHCIGELGVEENKAHAAKIYEFMEKNLGIPSDRMYLTFVDLPTSLVGYQGTTFHEILGR